The Dyadobacter sandarakinus DNA window GAAGTAATCTGCGGATCTATGTTTTCCGGTAAAACCGAAGAACTGATCCGCCGGCTCAACAGGGCAAAAATCGCGAAGCAGAAAGTTCAGATTTTCAAGCCAGCTTTGGATAAACGCTACCACGCTGAGAACATTGTTTCGCATAATGACAATTCAATTTCGTCTATCCCGGTGGTTTCGGCTTCCGAAATAGGTCAGCTGGCAGGCAACTGTGAGGTCGTGGGGCTGGATGAAGCGCAGTTTTTTGACGAATCCGTAGTCGCCGTATGTGACGAACTGGCAAATGCAGGAAAGCGTGTGATCGTAGCAGGGCTGGATATGGATTATCTGGGTAAACCTTTCGGGTGTATGCCGCAGTTGATGGCTATTGCGGAATATGTAACCAAGGTGCATGCGATATGCATGGTTTGTGGAGAGGTGGCTTCTCATTCGTACCGCCTTTCACCTTCGAGCGAGCGAGTACTGCTGGGCGAGACAGACTTGTACGAAGCCCGGTGCCGGAGGTGCTTTAACCTGGGAGAAGCTGCATATCATTCATTGTAGTATTTAGTTTAAACAAAAAAAGAAGGCTGCCCTACCGGACAGCCTTCTTCTATATATCGCAATGCTAGCGTCTAGGCACTCACCTGGTTCATCACTTCGGTTTGTTTCCGGATGGATTCCATATGCACCAGCTTGAACAGTTCGTCCACAAGGTTTGCATACAGGTTCATGCTTTTGCCCCAACCCGCGCGTGTTTCCAAAACTTCACGGAAACGGTCTACCTGGTAAGCAGCTACATTATTATCTCTTTTATATTCCGCAAGTTTCTCAACCAGTGACATACGTGCAGCCAATGTTTCAAGCAGTTCACGGTCCAGGTTATCGATTTTGCCACGGATAATTTCCAGCTGTGACTGGTAATCACTTCCGTATGACTCTTTACGAACATGCAGGTCGTGCAACATTTGTCCCAAAGAGGCAGGTGTAAGCTGCTGTGCCGCATCAGACCATGCTTTGTCCGGATCACGGTGCGATTCGATGATCAACCCGTCGTAATGCAAATCAAGCGCACGCTGTGCCAGCTCGTACAAGTATGCACGCTTACCCGCCATGTGGCTGGGATCGCCTATTACCGGAAGCTCAGGGAATAATGTTTTCAGCTCGATAGCGATGTTCCACATCGGGGAGTTACGGAACTTCGTTTCCTGCGCATTTGAAAATCCACGGTGAATTGCACCGAGTTTTTTGACGCCAGCCTGGTTCAAACGTTCCAGTGCACCGATCCATAGTTGGAGATCAGGATTCACAGGATTTTTGACCAATACGGGAACATCAATGCCTTTCAGTGCGTCGGCCAGTTCCTGTACATTGAAGGGGTTAACCGTTGTACGGGCACCTACCCACAGGATATCAACACCATATTTCAATGCAAGCTCAATGTGCTGGGGCGTAGCCACTTCAACAGCAACCGGCAGACCGGTTTCTTTTTTTACCTGCTGAAGCCACGGCAATGCAGCTTCTCCCATTCCTTCGAAGCTTCCCGGCCGGGTTCTCGGTTTCCAAATGCCCGCGCGGATCACATGGGCAAATCCTTCTTCCCTGATCTGGCTTGCGGTTTCTAACATTTGTTCCTCGGTCTCTGCGCTGCAAGGCCCGGCGATTACCAGCGGCTTACCCCCGGTATTGATCCAACTGCTTAACGGAAGGATATCTAAAGAAGCGTTCATATTCAAAAACTTGTCCTTGATAATAATTGATAACTAATAATTTTGAACCCTGTAGTATGTGTATTTATATGATTGACCGTACATTTGATATAAAAACGGTTCGCGTTACCTGTTCAAACGTATTGTTCTGGCTATGATTCGCAAGTGAAATTTTCAGGTAATCATGCAGAAAAACGTGCAATAAAAATGGCTTCTTCTTCACCAAAAGATCAAATACCTGTATTTTTTGAAGATACTTCAGTCGCTTTCGCTTCCAAATCCGATGCTAAACTGAGGAAAACGTATTGGCTGTTCAGCCTCATGAATCAGGCCCGGGTGGTAAATTTAGGCACTTTTTTTATAAAGCTCGCACTAAAACTGAACTTACCGGTAAAAAATCTGATCCGCGCCACCATATTTGAACAATTCTGTGGTGGTGAGACAATTAACGATTGCGACCCTACCATTGACATGCTTGGAAGGTCCGGAATCGGCACCATTCTGGACTACTCGGTGGAGGGTGAAGACAAGGAAAGCAGCTTTGACGAAACGACGGCTGAAATCCTCAGAACGATAGAAAAAGCAGCCGCTTCCCGCACCATCCCGTTTTCGGTTTTTAAAGTTACCGGCCTTGCCTCTTCGGAGATCCTGGAAAAGGTACAACGCCACGATTCGCTTAGTGAAAACGAGAAGGAAGCTTTTGAACGCGTTCGCCAGCGCGTTGAAAAACTTTGTGCATTTGCTTACGAAAAGAACGTACGCATTTTTATAGATGCGGAAGAAAGTTGGCTGCAGGGCATCATCGACACACTTGCCTACCAGATGATGGAGAAGTTCAATCGGGAAAAAGCGATTGTTTACAACACCTATCAGCTTTACCGGCACGACACGCTCGATGGCCTGAAAACGGCATATCTTGTGGCGCGCCAGCAGGGTTATTACCTGGGAGGAAAGCTGGTGCGGGGAGCTTATATGGAAAAAGAGCAGCTGCGGGCCCGTGAAAACGAGTACTTTAATCCCATTCACGTCTCGAAAGAGGCTACTGACGACGATTACAATCTGGCGATCGACTTCTGCCTTGATCACCTGGAATATATCTCCATTTGCCTGGGTACCCACAATGAATACAGCTCCCAGTACTGCGCTGCAAAAATGCTGAAATTAGGCATTAAGAAAGATGACGAGCGCATCTGGTTTGCACAATTACTCGGCATGAGTGATAATATTTCATTCAATCTTGCCAAGGCCGGCTACAATGTTGCCAAATATGTACCCTATGGCCCCATCGACGCAGTACTCCCCTACCTCATCAGGCGGGCCGCCGAAAATACCTCCATTGCCGGACAGAGCAGCAGGGAGTTTTTGTTGGTTAAAAGTGAATTGAAACGGAGAGGAATCAGTTCTTTATAACTAACTTGTTACCTTCGCATTGAAAAAAATATTGCAAAACACCCGATGATCAAGTCGAGAAACCCGCTTCCCTTTTTGCTATTTAGTCTGCTGCTGATTGTAATTGACCAGGCTTCCAAGCTGCTGGTGCACCATTATATGCAGCCGGGCTTCTCCGGACAGATCGGGTTGATAGGCAACTGGCTGAAGTTGCACTATGTACTGAATCCGGGAATGGCTTTTGGAATGCAACTGGGGCATGAATACGGCAAGCTGTTCCTGACACTTTTCAGGCTGGTTGCCATGTTTGCAATCGGCTGGTACCTTGTACATCTAGCCCGTACCGGAGCTGCACAGGGCTTGCTGTGGGCATTATCTATGATCCTGGCCGGAGCTGTCGGAAACGTGATTGACAGTACCTTTTATGGTGTCCTGCTCGACAATGCTCCTTACGGCTCGCCTACACCCTGGTTTCACGGACAAGTTATTGATATGATTTTTGTGGATTTCTGGGAGGGCTTTATTCCCGACTGGGTGCCGGTATGGGGTGGCCAGTACTATTCTACGCCTATTTTTAATATTGCGGACTCCTGTATTTTCCTGGGTGTGTGCAGCATCTTGATCTTCCAGGGAAGCTTTGCTACGCATCATGATCAGGACCACGAAGAACACGAAGCAACCTCGGAGCAGCTGGGCGAAGTTAATGAGACACTCGCCGGAACTTCCATGCATCACCCGGAAACAGAAACTCCACTTCTGCCATCGACGGAAGTGGAGAATGAAAAAGATAAGCGGGACGAAGTCAGGTAATATGACTAGCTCTCGTCTTTTGCAAGTGGTATAAAATCTCTGAATGATTTCTTCAAAGCGGCATCTGTCGCTTCTTTTTTGCTCTCCCAATTCGCGTCCAGTTCCAGTGCAACCAATCCGCTCAGGTTCATCAGTGACTTAAATTCGTCAAGCTTACGTATGAAATCCGGCGACCTTCTGGCCGATTTCTGGCCGTATTCTCTCGCAAAAACATCGCCTTTGTTCTGCAGTTCATTTTTCTTTTGCATTACATAATTGAAGCGATCCAATAATCCGTTTACAGACTTTCCGATTACCTCAGTAGCTTCCAAGGTACCCACAGTAGCGACAGTGGTACCCCCGATTGTTGTGATATACCCGCGTACATTCTGGTCTGTTTTCGCAATTACAGGTGCTAAACCCGTAGTTGCACCTAATGATGCATTGACAAGCGAGCGACTACGTTTTCCTTTTTTTGCCCTGGCATAAGCCTTTTTCAATTCCCCCTCTTTCTCGGTCATTTGTTCCAAAAGGTTCCAGGCGTTTATTAATGCACCACGATACAGGTTGTACACGTAAGCGTCACGCACACTCTCGTCCACGGTGTTTTTTATAACAAAGCGCACAGACTTTTCTTTTTTGTTCTGCGCCTTATCAAGCACATAAAAGGTAATGTTGAATGCAAGCGTATCAAAAGGATCCTTTACAAATTCAAAACCCGGCTCCCATATAAACTCGTAGCTTGTTGGTGTGTTCTTTACCAAAGCTTCGGCAGGCACTCTCTTGTTTTCCGAAATGAAATTGAAAGTCGAGATATCGTCTTCCCCATTTGGGTCCGACAATGTAAATCGCAGATTGATCCGGTTGTTTTCGGCACTCCGTATCACTGTATTCTGCGGAATGATCGTAAAGTCGGGTGCGAGGTCCATCTGCGTAATTTCCAATTTCAGGCGACCTTTCGTACGGGTTTTTGAAGGCTGATCTTCAACATAGAATTCCATGTACTTAGCCCCTTTCCTAAGCACAGTAAATTGATTCACCGACGGATCCCAGATGATCTCACCCGCGGCACTCAGCTTCATCCCCTCCGGCATTTCTTCCAGGATCGGCACAAAAACGATCGGATCGCCGTCGGGATCACGTACGGCGGCCATGTCGATTTTATATACATTCTGGGTTTTATACTGGACGTAAAATGGGCGGAGCTCATCCACTTGCGGTGGCTGGTTTACGTGCATTACTTTAAAAATCACTTCGCGGGAAGCGGTTTCTCCGGCCGTATTTTGCGCCTCAAAGATCACCGGAAATGATTTAACCGTATTAATGCGGTCTGCAATCTCATATCCCGGCGTCCATACGAAATGCCCGAGCGAATCGAATTTCATATCCTTGGCAAGCCCGCTGGCAATGGAGTACCTGACAGAGTCACTTTTGCCGCCTTTAGTTTGTAAATGAAAGTTGATCTCCTTTCCCTCCTGCAGCACATTCCATTCCGACTCTGTGGGGAAGATAATTTGTAATGGTCCTGACGTCGTGGTCTTGATATTATCCTGCGCGTGCGACTGATTGGCGAGAAGAATACCGGCAAAAAATATCAGTAATTTATGAATATCAGTAATAGTCATAACGTCGATAATGTAATTAATCCAAAGGGTTGAAGAATGCTTCGATCAGAACGCAAAACTAGTAAATAGCGTATAGAATGCGCTGTGATCGCCTTTAAAATTGAACAATGCACGTTTCAAAAAAACTGCGCCTGCATGCCTTGCACTTTTCCAGCGAATGCAACTTTCCTGAAAATATGATTTAAGCAGGATATACTTTTCTTTGCTTCTAAAAAGCAAATACCGGCAAACTGTCTTTGGAAAGACCGTTTGCCGGTATTTTAAGTTCAGCTGACTGTTCCTTATTTTTTCTTAGGAGTTGCCGCCGGAGTAGTAGCCGGCGTTGTTGCTGCTGGCTTTGTAGCTGATGGTGTTGTTGCTGCCGGAGCGGCATCCACCTTGTCAGGGTCCACACCCAATTTTTTCAGGATCAGGTTGCTGGCATTCAGCTCTTCGGATGCTGCGTAAAGGATGATCGGGGTTGAGCCGGCACCTGCGTCCATGTTCAGGATATACAGGAAACCATTTTCTTTACCAACTTCCTGGATTGCACCATTGATTTTATTCAAAACCGGTTCAAGCAATTGGGATTGTTTGGTTTGAAGCGATGTCTGTGCATTTGACTGCATTTCCTGAATACGGGTTTGCAGATTCTGCAATTCCTTCTCCTTATCAGCCCGGATTACGTCCGTCATATTGGCTCCATTTTTCTGGTACGCCTCGTATTTCTCCTGTGCTTCCTTGTAAGTTTCCTGCAATGCTTTATCCAGCTGTGCTTTGGTTACTTCGAGTTGATTTTGGATCACCTTGCTTTCGGGCAGGCGGCCAAGAATATAGTCCACATTCGTATAAGCAATTTTTGAACTTCCGCTTGCAGGGGTGGTCTGAGCTAAAAGAGGGGTGGAGATGATGGTCGTCAAAACCAAAATAGCCATCAATTTTTGTTTCATTGTTTTGTTACTTATTTAAGTTTATTGGTTGTACTCTTTTGTTTTGATTTCGGTGCGTTGCTTTGCCTGGTAGTAGTGCCCGAAGCAGGTTCAGGCTGGTCGGCCGGCACTACTTTATCATTACTCGCCGTTTTGTTTCCTTTCAGATCAATTCCAAGCTCTTCGAGCACGTAGTCAGAATAATCGTGCTTGGGATTGGTAAACAACATGCCCACATCACTGGATTTGTCAAACATGAAATCCAGCCTCCGCTGACTGCAGACTTTGGTTACTGCACGCTGTACCTTCTCAAGTACCGGCTTCATCAGCTCCTTTTTCTTCTGAAATAACAATCCCTCCATTCCGAAGATCTTGCTGTTGTACTCCCCGGCTTCCAGCTCTTTCTCCCGGATTTCGCCCTGACGTTTCCGTTTCAGCTCCTCAGTAAGCAGTATTTCCTCTGCCATGTAGGCGCGCTGCATGCGGTCAATTTCAGCAAACTTATCCTGGATTTCTTTTGCCCAGCTTTCCGAAAACTTCTTCATTTCGGCCTGTGCTGCCTGGTACTCGGGCATTTTACTTGTGATGAACTCCATATCAGTGTACCCGATTTTCTGAGCGGATGTCACTGATCCATATAGAATTGACAAAACTAGTAAAATAAAAAACTTATTCATGCGAGGCTCTTCATAATTTGCAAACTTCTTAACGAATACGCCGTGAACAATATTATCTGATCTGCTGGCCGATTGTAAAGTGGAACTGAGGTCCGCTGCGTGTAGGCGAACCCTGGATTTTATCAAATCCATAACCCCAGTCGATACCCAGCAAACCAAATGCAGGCATAAATATCCTGGCTCCTACCCCTGCTGAACGTTTCAGATCGAATGGATTGAACTCCTTGTAAGTTCCCCAGTTGTTACCCCCTTCGGCAAAACCCAGGATGAAAATTGTAGCCTGCGGATTGAGGGAAACCGGATAGCGAAGTTCCATTACATATTTGTTGTAGACAATACCGCCACCCGATGCCGGATAACCATTCGCTGCAAGCGGTCCTACTTTCTGATCCTGGTAACCTCTTAATCCGATGATATCCTGGTCAGCCAGTGAGAACGAACCCTGACCTGCCAATCCGGACCCACCCACGATAAAGCGGCCGAATGGACTATACCCAACCTTGTTGCCATAAGCCCCCAGGAAACCCATGTGCGTTCTTGCGCTCAGTACCAGCTTTCCGGTAATCGTTGCATAGTAACTCGCATCAAACATCCATTTATGATATTCTACCCAGCGATAGGTATCGGTTACGTCGCTGAAATCCTTTTTCCGGAATATAGAATAAGGTGGCGTGAAAGTTGCGCTCAGAGATATATTGCTACCATTTCTCGGGAATTGGAAATCGCTCAGCGTATTTCTTGAAATGGTGGTATTGAACGATATGTTGTTTGAGATACCCGAACTATAACCGATCCGGAATATATCAAGGCTGTCCAGGCGGTACCGCTGCAATGAAAGCGAGTGCGACATCACCAGGTAACGATCCGGTTCTTTCAGACGACGACCCAACGAGAAGGTGATACCATTGTTATAGTATCCGCCCCGGTAATTGATAGACCGTGAATTAGAACCATTTCCATAAAGGTTGCCGTAAATAGAACTGTAATCCGTCAGACGGTATACAGTACGCTGCAGTGAAACCCCGAAATTAATGGGTTTCTTCCCGCCCAGCCATGGCTCACTGAAAGACAAAGAGTAGGTCTGGTACTGCTTACCATTTGCCTGGAATCGCAACGACAGCTTCTGTCCGTCACCCGAAGGCAGTGGCCGCCAGGTTTCCCGGTTAGGAATGTTTTTCAGAGAAAAGTTATTGAACACAAGTCCCAGCGTACCTACAAATCCGATGTATCCACCCCATCCACCGGAAAGCTCGATCTGGTCAGAAGGTTTTTCCTCAACTGAATATTCAATATCTACGGTACCGTCACCCTGGTTGGGGATAGGATTGATCTGGATTTTCTCCGGGTCAAAATAGCCCATCTGGGCAAGTTGCCGCTGGGTGTTGATGATTTCAGTTTTACTAAACTTCTGGCCCGGCAAAGTGAATAGCTCGCGCAGTACCACCCGGTCGCTGGTCTTGGTATTTCCA harbors:
- a CDS encoding thymidine kinase produces the protein MFVEPSHQRGSQNIRNGWIEVICGSMFSGKTEELIRRLNRAKIAKQKVQIFKPALDKRYHAENIVSHNDNSISSIPVVSASEIGQLAGNCEVVGLDEAQFFDESVVAVCDELANAGKRVIVAGLDMDYLGKPFGCMPQLMAIAEYVTKVHAICMVCGEVASHSYRLSPSSERVLLGETDLYEARCRRCFNLGEAAYHSL
- a CDS encoding chorismate mutase gives rise to the protein MNASLDILPLSSWINTGGKPLVIAGPCSAETEEQMLETASQIREEGFAHVIRAGIWKPRTRPGSFEGMGEAALPWLQQVKKETGLPVAVEVATPQHIELALKYGVDILWVGARTTVNPFNVQELADALKGIDVPVLVKNPVNPDLQLWIGALERLNQAGVKKLGAIHRGFSNAQETKFRNSPMWNIAIELKTLFPELPVIGDPSHMAGKRAYLYELAQRALDLHYDGLIIESHRDPDKAWSDAAQQLTPASLGQMLHDLHVRKESYGSDYQSQLEIIRGKIDNLDRELLETLAARMSLVEKLAEYKRDNNVAAYQVDRFREVLETRAGWGKSMNLYANLVDELFKLVHMESIRKQTEVMNQVSA
- a CDS encoding proline dehydrogenase family protein, which gives rise to MASSSPKDQIPVFFEDTSVAFASKSDAKLRKTYWLFSLMNQARVVNLGTFFIKLALKLNLPVKNLIRATIFEQFCGGETINDCDPTIDMLGRSGIGTILDYSVEGEDKESSFDETTAEILRTIEKAAASRTIPFSVFKVTGLASSEILEKVQRHDSLSENEKEAFERVRQRVEKLCAFAYEKNVRIFIDAEESWLQGIIDTLAYQMMEKFNREKAIVYNTYQLYRHDTLDGLKTAYLVARQQGYYLGGKLVRGAYMEKEQLRARENEYFNPIHVSKEATDDDYNLAIDFCLDHLEYISICLGTHNEYSSQYCAAKMLKLGIKKDDERIWFAQLLGMSDNISFNLAKAGYNVAKYVPYGPIDAVLPYLIRRAAENTSIAGQSSREFLLVKSELKRRGISSL
- a CDS encoding lipoprotein signal peptidase, whose amino-acid sequence is MIKSRNPLPFLLFSLLLIVIDQASKLLVHHYMQPGFSGQIGLIGNWLKLHYVLNPGMAFGMQLGHEYGKLFLTLFRLVAMFAIGWYLVHLARTGAAQGLLWALSMILAGAVGNVIDSTFYGVLLDNAPYGSPTPWFHGQVIDMIFVDFWEGFIPDWVPVWGGQYYSTPIFNIADSCIFLGVCSILIFQGSFATHHDQDHEEHEATSEQLGEVNETLAGTSMHHPETETPLLPSTEVENEKDKRDEVR
- a CDS encoding OmpH family outer membrane protein gives rise to the protein MKQKLMAILVLTTIISTPLLAQTTPASGSSKIAYTNVDYILGRLPESKVIQNQLEVTKAQLDKALQETYKEAQEKYEAYQKNGANMTDVIRADKEKELQNLQTRIQEMQSNAQTSLQTKQSQLLEPVLNKINGAIQEVGKENGFLYILNMDAGAGSTPIILYAASEELNASNLILKKLGVDPDKVDAAPAATTPSATKPAATTPATTPAATPKKK
- a CDS encoding OmpH family outer membrane protein, which translates into the protein MNKFFILLVLSILYGSVTSAQKIGYTDMEFITSKMPEYQAAQAEMKKFSESWAKEIQDKFAEIDRMQRAYMAEEILLTEELKRKRQGEIREKELEAGEYNSKIFGMEGLLFQKKKELMKPVLEKVQRAVTKVCSQRRLDFMFDKSSDVGMLFTNPKHDYSDYVLEELGIDLKGNKTASNDKVVPADQPEPASGTTTRQSNAPKSKQKSTTNKLK
- the bamA gene encoding outer membrane protein assembly factor BamA encodes the protein MGAQAQRVGIGTGARGASAPTNLGIDPENPKEYTIAEVTVSGTQFLDPNSMISISGLKPGDKIRVPGPGITSSIKKMMDFGTLDDVEILATKVQDDKVWLNIHIKERPRLYKVSFSGVRKGERETLNDKVKLIKGRVITPTVIKNTQLVIKKYYMDKGFYNTKVKVLQIPDSTRGQATLNFAITKGKKVKISKISIEGNTAISDKMLKRKMKGTKQKRIGRLFNPSKYVPKKYDEDKEKLIAYYRKNGYRDATIEFDTIKNGDETISIDMRIDEGPKYYFRDISWSGNYLYTNAQLSERLGVKKGDVYNPEELDKKINGIPGSDVSSLYMDDGYLYFRIDPVERAVEGDSIDIELRMFEGKQATINRILLNGNTKTSDRVVLRELFTLPGQKFSKTEIINTQRQLAQMGYFDPEKIQINPIPNQGDGTVDIEYSVEEKPSDQIELSGGWGGYIGFVGTLGLVFNNFSLKNIPNRETWRPLPSGDGQKLSLRFQANGKQYQTYSLSFSEPWLGGKKPINFGVSLQRTVYRLTDYSSIYGNLYGNGSNSRSINYRGGYYNNGITFSLGRRLKEPDRYLVMSHSLSLQRYRLDSLDIFRIGYSSGISNNISFNTTISRNTLSDFQFPRNGSNISLSATFTPPYSIFRKKDFSDVTDTYRWVEYHKWMFDASYYATITGKLVLSARTHMGFLGAYGNKVGYSPFGRFIVGGSGLAGQGSFSLADQDIIGLRGYQDQKVGPLAANGYPASGGGIVYNKYVMELRYPVSLNPQATIFILGFAEGGNNWGTYKEFNPFDLKRSAGVGARIFMPAFGLLGIDWGYGFDKIQGSPTRSGPQFHFTIGQQIR